The Desulfonatronovibrio magnus DNA segment ACTCACACGTTCAGTCCCGGTCCCCCCGGTGAGGAGCTTTCAAGCAAAACAGGAGGCAGGCAGCGTCAAGCATCGAGCAGATAACCATTTTCAACCAATGATCTCAGCATGGTAATGTCATAACAACTAATCCCGCAAAGCTGCAACCTCTTCAATAGTAAGACCGGTTTTCAAAGCAATGGTTTCATCGTCCAGAACCTCCAGAAGGTTTCGAGCCATTTTTAAAGTAGTCTCTTCGCGCCCTTTTACCAACCCTTGTTTCAAACCCTCTTCACGCCCTTTTGCCAATCCTTGCTCAATGCCTTCTTCCCGCCCTTTTACCAAGCCTTGTTCAAGGCCTTCCTTCCGCCCTTTTACCAAGCCTTGCTCATGGCCTTCTTCGAGTCCTTCATCACGTGCCGTATCCAGAACATTTTTCAAGTCCCGATAATATTTCAAACTGTCCTCGTATTTCAAAACCTCATCCCGGCTAAAGTTGGCGATTTCTGCCACCTGGAAAAATTTTTCGAAAATCTGTTCCCTTAATGCGTCAGGAACCCTGTCCAACCGGTCAAGGTGCTTGATGGCATAAAGCCACTTGTCAAACCTGGTTTCCAGCTGATCAAGACTTTTGCGGAATTTGGGCAACTCCAGATAGATAAAGGTCAGCTTGTCGTAGAACACCTTGTTGGTGACTATGTCCTGGAGTTTGATGTCGTACCGATACTTGTCAGGATCATTTTTATCCTCGTCAAAAATAAAATCAAGAATGCCGATGGTGTACACGGCCTTGAGTTCAAAATTCCAATCCCCGCGCTGGGCTTGATGCTGGATGGGAAAAGTAGCATAAAATACGCTGCGATCCTTGAAAAAATTCTGCTTGGCCTTTTGCAGCTCTACAATAAACTTCTCGCCGCGCTGGTTTTCACAGTACAGGTCAAAAATTGCCTTGCGGTCAAGACCTGTGGCACCAAGATGTTCGTCTTTAAGATATGTCAAATCTACGATTTCCCCCTGTTCATCCTTGAGCAGCTCGTTTAAAAAGTCACGCAGCAAATCCTTGTTGGGTTCTTCACCAAAAAGGCGCTTAAACCCATAGTCAGTAAAAAAATTGACATAGCGATCTTTTAAATACGTCATATAAAACTCCTCACAAAGTGATCTTCCAGGTAACCCAACCGTATAAGCAATAAATTCACAGCATTATGGCTCTACCATACAGATTGCTTCAGTCTATTAGGCTCCCTCGCAATGACATGCCTTGAGCAACTACTTCCCTTACAGATATAACAGCTCAGGTGTCATTGCGAGCGAGTCTTTTTCCGTTAAATACACGCAGGTCGGGCGCAGCCATTCAACAATAGCGAACGGACGGTTAAAATATCTTATTTTGGTTGAGTGCGAAGTCAGGAACATCCCCAGAGCCAGGCCGTCACAATCAGATTTCAAACCAAAATAACTATGACATACAACTCAAATTTTAAATTTTTTAGAAACGCGTAATATTCCCTCCAGGATTCTTCAGTTAATTTTTAGCCAAGTTGTATTATTAGTCAACCCGTTTAACGAGACACAAAGCAACCCCGCCAGGATCACGAGTCATCGCATCTAAGACT contains these protein-coding regions:
- a CDS encoding Rpn family recombination-promoting nuclease/putative transposase; this translates as MTYLKDRYVNFFTDYGFKRLFGEEPNKDLLRDFLNELLKDEQGEIVDLTYLKDEHLGATGLDRKAIFDLYCENQRGEKFIVELQKAKQNFFKDRSVFYATFPIQHQAQRGDWNFELKAVYTIGILDFIFDEDKNDPDKYRYDIKLQDIVTNKVFYDKLTFIYLELPKFRKSLDQLETRFDKWLYAIKHLDRLDRVPDALREQIFEKFFQVAEIANFSRDEVLKYEDSLKYYRDLKNVLDTARDEGLEEGHEQGLVKGRKEGLEQGLVKGREEGIEQGLAKGREEGLKQGLVKGREETTLKMARNLLEVLDDETIALKTGLTIEEVAALRD